From the Amycolatopsis thermoflava N1165 genome, one window contains:
- the corA gene encoding magnesium/cobalt transporter CorA: protein MARTRVYRHGVLEAENFPAAELSDHLQDPAAVVWLDFVKPTEADLATISEELGLHRLAVEDAVHEHQRPKLDRYESHAFLTAYAVRLDTATGVLSDSELAAFLTDRALVTVRKDEHFDIEAVVQRWDASADLAKGGTGYLVHGLLDYIVDTHFDAVQAMDDQIESLEDGVFADHVDHTDMQRRSLRLRKSLVALRRVVLPMREVVNSLMRRDHHLVDETLMPYFQDVYDHVLRASEWTESLRDLVTTIRETQLSLQGNRLNLIMKKVTGWAAIIAVPTAITGFYGQNVPYPGFERPWGFWLSTAVIVALSGALYAMFKRRDWL, encoded by the coding sequence ATGGCCCGTACCCGCGTGTACCGCCACGGAGTTCTCGAAGCCGAGAACTTCCCGGCGGCCGAACTGTCCGACCACCTGCAGGACCCGGCGGCGGTGGTGTGGCTCGACTTCGTCAAGCCCACCGAAGCCGACCTCGCGACGATCAGCGAGGAGCTCGGCCTGCACCGGCTCGCCGTCGAGGACGCGGTGCACGAGCACCAGCGGCCCAAGCTCGACCGGTACGAAAGCCACGCGTTCCTCACCGCCTACGCCGTGCGGCTGGACACCGCGACCGGCGTGCTGTCCGACAGCGAGCTGGCGGCGTTCCTCACCGACCGCGCGCTGGTGACGGTCCGCAAGGACGAGCACTTCGACATCGAGGCGGTGGTGCAGCGCTGGGACGCCTCCGCCGACCTCGCCAAGGGCGGGACCGGCTACCTCGTGCACGGCCTGCTCGACTACATCGTGGACACCCACTTCGACGCGGTGCAGGCGATGGACGACCAGATCGAGTCGCTGGAGGACGGGGTGTTCGCCGATCACGTCGACCACACCGACATGCAGCGCCGGTCGCTGCGGCTGCGCAAGAGCCTGGTGGCGCTGCGCCGGGTCGTGCTGCCGATGCGTGAGGTGGTGAACTCGCTGATGCGCCGCGACCACCACCTGGTCGACGAGACGCTGATGCCGTACTTCCAGGACGTCTACGACCACGTGCTGCGCGCGTCGGAGTGGACGGAGTCGTTGCGGGACCTCGTCACCACCATCCGCGAGACCCAGCTGAGCCTGCAGGGCAACCGGCTCAACCTGATCATGAAGAAGGTGACCGGCTGGGCGGCGATCATCGCGGTGCCGACGGCGATCACCGGCTTCTACGGGCAGAACGTGCCCTACCCGGGATTCGAGCGGCCGTGGGGGTTCTGGCTCTCCACCGCGGTGATCGTGGCGCTGTCCGGCGCGCTGTACGCCATGTTCAAGCGGCGCGACTGGCTGTGA
- a CDS encoding L,D-transpeptidase → MAPLRSTSSGLPRQACWTALAALALVAGWAVLEAAPAETAAAPAPRPVPPPMPLSSAAAPAPRTELCPDTARACVDEERRVSWLQHDGEITHGPVPVMPGAADAPDSVATPHGVFRVEWKDAEHTSAEFGDPMNHSVFFAPGGIALHEGSLDAPSHGCVHLSARDAALFYDALPVGAEIAVF, encoded by the coding sequence GTGGCACCGCTCCGCTCCACTTCCTCCGGTCTTCCGCGCCAGGCCTGCTGGACCGCCCTCGCCGCGCTCGCCCTCGTCGCCGGGTGGGCCGTTCTGGAAGCCGCGCCTGCCGAGACGGCCGCCGCGCCCGCGCCCCGCCCGGTTCCGCCGCCGATGCCGCTGTCCAGCGCCGCCGCGCCCGCCCCGCGCACCGAACTCTGCCCGGACACCGCCCGCGCGTGCGTCGACGAGGAACGGCGCGTGAGCTGGCTCCAGCACGACGGCGAGATCACCCACGGCCCCGTCCCGGTCATGCCCGGCGCCGCGGACGCCCCGGACTCCGTCGCCACCCCGCACGGCGTCTTCCGCGTGGAGTGGAAGGACGCCGAGCACACCAGCGCCGAGTTCGGCGACCCGATGAACCACTCGGTGTTCTTCGCCCCGGGCGGGATCGCCCTGCACGAGGGCAGTCTCGACGCCCCGTCGCACGGCTGCGTCCACCTGTCGGCCAGGGACGCCGCCCTCTTCTACGACGCCCTGCCGGTGGGCGCCGAGATCGCCGTGTTCTGA
- a CDS encoding carboxymuconolactone decarboxylase family protein, whose product MTTRMKNPAYVLPEAMKGIGGLIKAIEASGLPAGVREFAGLRVSQINGCAACVHGHVEEARKSGESDERIHNVAAWREAPFYSDAERAALALAETATRLADRTGDGVPDPVWDDAADHFDERQLSGLILTIALTNLFNRINVTIREPAGTRW is encoded by the coding sequence ATGACCACACGGATGAAGAACCCGGCGTACGTGCTGCCGGAGGCGATGAAGGGCATCGGCGGGCTGATCAAGGCCATCGAGGCGAGCGGGCTGCCCGCGGGCGTGCGGGAGTTCGCCGGGCTGCGGGTCAGCCAGATCAACGGCTGCGCGGCGTGCGTGCACGGGCACGTCGAGGAGGCGCGGAAGTCGGGGGAGAGCGACGAGCGCATCCACAACGTCGCGGCCTGGCGGGAAGCCCCGTTCTACAGCGACGCCGAGCGGGCCGCCCTGGCACTGGCCGAAACCGCGACGCGCCTGGCGGACCGCACCGGCGACGGCGTCCCGGATCCCGTCTGGGACGACGCCGCCGACCACTTCGACGAGCGGCAGCTGTCCGGTCTGATCCTGACGATCGCGCTGACCAACCTGTTCAACCGCATCAACGTGACGATCCGGGAGCCGGCCGGCACGCGGTGGTGA
- a CDS encoding STAS domain-containing protein, translated as MKVMQSRGSPQPGPGAPFAVTVQEREAAVVVHTSGELDASTVPRLRAIMRGVLSGAPAVLVVDLTGVTFLGSAGMHLLLEIQNLAGDTEVRVVADAHSTVKPLRLTRLVDVLDLYPTLAQALRQA; from the coding sequence ATGAAGGTGATGCAGTCCCGCGGCAGCCCCCAGCCCGGCCCCGGCGCTCCCTTCGCCGTCACGGTGCAGGAGCGGGAGGCCGCCGTCGTCGTGCACACCTCCGGCGAGCTCGACGCCTCCACCGTGCCGCGGCTGCGGGCGATCATGCGTGGCGTCCTGAGCGGCGCGCCCGCGGTGCTGGTCGTCGACCTGACCGGCGTGACCTTCCTCGGCTCGGCGGGGATGCACCTGCTGCTGGAGATCCAGAACCTCGCCGGGGACACCGAAGTGCGCGTCGTCGCGGACGCGCACAGCACCGTCAAACCGTTGCGCCTCACCAGGCTCGTCGACGTGCTCGACCTCTACCCCACCCTCGCGCAGGCGCTGCGCCAGGCGTGA